In the genome of Plasmodium yoelii strain 17X genome assembly, chromosome: 14, one region contains:
- a CDS encoding FbpA domain protein, putative, with the protein MLLLRATKLLISLIIFPCMMNNTSWLLIFSKRINYHKKQNFHFVSLNSRTKVNTKRNVFYYSINTKKKFSILKSSNEQNSTSSNDDNIFKYTKYDKSSDTYIKLLEKKAEEIRNSKNTFGNKIKLKKKTHNKNEDKLSNNFQHLDYTTLQLLANELNVLLQDSIVEHITQTDNKTIVLHLNKNGREYYLYLCYDNENPIISLGLKIRKLFNRFIEDDYAQKLNPILKYSLISDIYIKNKFIKILCIDFILKRKTEHDIDIIDILPSANNPNRKVTLIFDLHNKSCISYVINKANNEILISPHNSITEKTIDKSYKEGHTYIFPTKDECKLIPNHYEFFSSFINLFKSRKEQSFISSILDLYEGVSYNLLLKFFDYLNIKHNVKFQELDQTLLLDFFNKAYIKWARFINLKEKNGAFTYYPHYDYNLNVYSVVKLINISKENYNTSSANNTTHNLESPTCEISKSTLNSNNSDKEIENEKSEKNGKNAHTNNQFVTKKETHFDTVIELVYYYYSEYFSVNQFYTSLQFCKEFIKKKMPQYEEMLKQYKSEREICEKQYLLNEQINTLSVFNYTIAKMNDWVDRKTFDALKLIENELKINPLEDNRKTHIKKLEEKKEKEETIQKKILNVKPNTIKTSQNIYKGSLLIKINESDISSPFLIIGRNSKQNEKISTQILKFNDLWFHVHQHPGGHVILRNKKINGKIISADLNLSDINIDDDIKYAANVAAYFSKSRKMEKTLVCFTLGKYVYKDNTLNEGAVEVTKYRLVYGRPNKVSSIIKDLNERNKEIEISKKKK; encoded by the exons atgcttCTTTTAAGGGCAACAAAACTTTTAATTTCTTTAATAATTTTCCCGTGTATGATGAATAATACATCATGGTTACTAATTTTTAGTAAGAgaataaattatcataaaaaacAGAATTTCCATTTTGTGTCCTTAAATAGTAGGACGAAGGTTAATACAAAAAGGAACGTTTTTTACTATTCTATtaatacgaaaaaaaaatttagtaTTTTAAAAAGTAGTAACGAACAAAATAGTACCAGTTCAAACGATGACAACATTTTCAAGTATACAAAATATGACAAAAGTagtgatacatatattaaactaTTAGAAAAAAAGGCAGAAGAAATaagaaattcaaaaaatacctttgggaataaaataaaactgaaaaaaaaaacacacaataaaaatgaagacaaattatcaaataattttCAGCATTTAGATTATACAACCTTGCAATTATTAGCAAATGAATTAAATGTATTGTTACAAGATTCTATTGTAGAGCATATAACACAAACAGATAACAAAACTATTGTTTtgcatttaaataaaaatggaagagaatattatttatatttatgctATGATAATGAAAATCCAATTATTTCTTTAGGATTAAAAATAAGGAAATTATTTAATAGATTTATAGAAGATGATTATGCACAGAAATTAAATCCAATTTTAAAATACTCACTTATTTCtgacatatatataaaaaataaatttataaaaatattatgtatagactttattttaaaaaggaAAACAGAACACGATATagatattatagatatattacCAAGTGCAAATAATCCAAACAGAAAAGTAACATTAATATTTGATCTACATAATAAATCCTGTATTTCTTATGTTATTAATAAAGCTAATAATGAAATTTTAATATCCCCTCATAATAGTATAACTGAAAAGACAATAGATAAATCATATAAAGAAGGCCATACTTACATTTTCCCAACAAAAGATGAATGTAAACTAATTCCAAATcattatgaatttttttcatcatttataaatttatttaaatcacGAAAAGAACAATCTTTTATTTCATCCATTTTAGACTTATATGAAGGTGTTagttataatttattattaaaattttttgatTATTTAAACATAAAACATAATGTAAAATTTCAAGAATTAGACCAAACCTTGTTATTAGATTTTTTTAACAAGGCATATATTAAATGGGCAcgttttataaatttaaaagaaaaaaatggagcATTTACATATTATCCACATTatgattataatttaaatgtttATTCTGTTGTCaaacttataaatatatcaaaagaaaattataacacATCTTCTGCAAATAATACCACTCATAATTTGGAAAGTCCTACATGCGAAATTTCTAAATCAACTTTAAATTCGAATAATTCAGATAAAgaaatagaaaatgaaaaatcagaaaaaaatggaaaaaatgccCATACAAATAATCAGTTTGTAACTAAAAAAGAAACTCATTTTGACACAGTAATTGAACTAGTTTACTACTACTATAGTGAATATTTTTCAGTAAATCAATTTTATACTTCTTTACAATTTTGTAaagaatttattaaaaaaaaaatgccaCAATATGAAGAAATGCTTAAACAGTATAAATCTGAAAGAGAAATTTGTGAAAAACAATACTTATTAaatgaacaaataaatacattAAGTGTTTTTAACTATACTATTGCAAAAATGAATGATTGGGTTGATAGAAAAACATTTGATgctttaaaattaatagaaaacgaattaaaaattaatccTTTAGAAGATAATAGAAAAAcacatattaaaaaattggaagaaaaaaaagaaaaagaagaaactatacaaaaaaaaattcttaaTGTTAAACCAAATACTATAAAAACTtctcaaaatatttataaaggatcattattaattaaaattaacgAGTCTGATATATCTTctccatttttaataattggAAGAAATAGTAAACAAAACGAAAAAATTTCAACACAAATTTTGAAGTTTAATGATTTATGGTTCCATGTCCATCAACATCCAGGTGGCCATGTCATattaagaaataaaaaaattaatggtAAAATAATTAGTGCAGATTTAAATTTATCAGATATTAATATTGAtgatgatataaaatatgcTGCTAATGTAGCTGCCTATTTCTCAAAATCAAGGAAAATGGAAAAGACACTTGTTTGTTTTACCCTTggaaaatatgtttataagGACAACACTTTGAATGAAGGGGCTGTAGAAGTCACGAAATACAGGCTTGTATACGGAAG GCCTAACAAAGTTTCTAGTATCATAAAGGATCTAAATGAAAGGAATAAAGAAATAGagatttcaaaaaaaaaaaaatag
- a CDS encoding diphthine--ammonia ligase, putative — protein MNVVGLISGGKDSIYNLVCCFKDGHNIIALAHLIPYKSQNETDSFMYQSVGFELIPSISECMEKPLIQHQIKRKPVSLEMNYVYDSNDEVEDLYELLLEVKTKFPNVNAVSCGAIKSNYQKKRLEHVCERLNLQILAYLWERDQKELLQNMINDGIDAILVKIAAYGLKKEHVGKSIKEMYTYLEEMSNKYGLNICGEGGEYETCTLDCLLFKKKIVIDEYEVIQHTYDSICPVFIFKPLKWKIHPK, from the exons atgaatgtCGTGGGATTAATATCAGGTGGAAAAGACAGTATATATAACTTGGTTTGCTGTTTTAAAGATGGTCATAATATTATTGCTTTAGCACACCTTATTCCTTATAAGAGTCAGA ATGAAACCGACAGTTTTATGTATCAAAGTGTGGGATTTGAACTAATTCCATCAATTTCCGAGTGTATGGAAAAACCTTTAATCCAACACCAAATCAAAA GAAAACCCGTAAGCCTTGAAATGAATTATGTTTATGATTCCAACGATGAAGTCGAAGATTTGTATGAATTATTGCTCGAGGTCAAG ACAAAATTTCCAAATGTTAACGCAGTTTCGTGTGGAGCCATTAAAtcaaattatcaaaaaaaaagattaGAACATGT TTGTGAGAGGTTAAACTTGCAAATTTTAGCGTATTTATGGGAAAGAGACCAA AAGGAATTGTTGCAAAATATGATCAATGATGGCATCGATGCAATACTTGTAAAAATTGCAGCATATG gCTTGAAAAAGGAGCACGTTGGGAAATCGATAAAAGAAATGTATACGTATTTAGAAGAAATGAGTAATAAATATGGCTTAAACATTTGCGGGGAAGGTGGTGAATATGAGACATGTACTCTTGATTgcttattatttaaaaaaaaaatagtaatagaTGAATATGAAGTTATTCAACATACATATGATTCAATATGTCccgtttttatatttaagcCATTGAAGTGGAAAATTCacccaaaataa
- a CDS encoding endoplasmin, putative has product MTIKTKYTYAFFVFLIVLNLLSKNNNVLCHDDQSKVDGENENSPKGNVKRDVDMISEIDENEKPTSGIENHQYQSEVTRLLDIIINSLYTQKDVFMRELISNAADALEKIRFLSLSDESILKDEKKLEIRISANKDKNILSITDTGVGMTKDDLINNLGTIAKSGTSNFLETISKSGGDMSLIGQFGVGFYSAFLVADKVIVYTKNNNDEQYIWESTADAKFSIYKDPRGATLKRGTRISLHLKEDATNLLNDKKLTDLISKYSQFIQFPIYLLYENVYTEEVLADIAKEMENDPNYDSVKVEESDDPNKKTRTVEKRVKQWKLMNEQKPIWLRSPKELSEDDYKNFYSVLTGYNDAPLYQIHFFAEGEIEFKCLIYIPARAPSINEQMFSKQNSIKLYVRRVLVADQFVDFMPKYMSYVKGIVDSDDLPLNVSREQLQQNKILKAISKRIVRKILDTFRKLYLDGKKNKDSLREQLEKETDEDKKKEIQKKLSEPSVYKSIYKEYRKFFKSGCYEDDINRSKIVKLLLFKTMLHPKSISLDTYVENMKPDQKFIYYASGESYEYLSKIPQLQIFKKKNIDVLFLTESVDESCIQRVEDYDGKKFKSIQKGEITFDLTEEEKKREEKVKKMYTALIDVISDTLRNKIFKVEISRRLVDAPCAVVSTEWGLSGQMEKLMKININNTDQVKAMSGQKILEINPDHPIMIDLLKRSVENPKDPELVESIKVIYQSAKLASGFDLEDTSDLAQIVYDHINQKLGVDNTLKIDDLDPAIFETKKIDDQNVEEINIDDAIKKGDSNSESKNDEL; this is encoded by the coding sequence ATGACAATAAAGACTAAATATACGTAcgcattttttgtttttttgattGTATTAAATTTGTTGTCAAAAAACAATAATGTATTATGCCATGATGATCAATCAAAAGTAGATggagaaaatgaaaatagtcCTAAAGGAAATGTAAAAAGAGATGTTGATATGATAAGCGAAattgatgaaaatgaaaaaccaACATCAGGCATAGAAAATCATCAATATCAATCAGAGGTTACAAGATTATTggatattataattaattcattatatacTCAAAAAGATGTATTTATGAGAGAATTAATATCAAATGCTGCTGATGCATTAGAAAAAATTcgatttttatcattatcagATGAAAGTATATTAAAAGATGAAAAGAAATTAGAGATAAGAATATCAGctaataaagataaaaacatattatcTATTACTGATACTGGTGTAGGTATGACTAAAGatgatttaataaataatttaggTACAATTGCAAAATCTGGTACTTCCAATTTTTTAGAAACAATTTCTAAAAGTGGAGGTGATATGAGCTTAATTGGGCAATTTGGTGTTGGATTTTATTCTGCATTTTTAGTTGCTGATAAAGTTATAGTATATActaaaaataacaatgatGAACAATATATATGGGAATCGACTGCAGATGCCAAATTTTCTATTTATAAGGACCCAAGAGGTGCAACTTTAAAAAGAGGTACAAGAATATCATTACACTTAAAAGAAGATGCTACCAACttattaaatgataaaaaattaactGACTTAATATCTAAATATAGCCAGTTTATACAATTcccaatatatttattatatgaaaatgtATATACTGAAGAAGTACTTGCAGATATAGCTAAAGAGATGGAAAATGATCCAAATTATGATAGTGTAAAAGTTGAGGAATCTGATGacccaaataaaaaaacaagaaCTGTTGAAAAAAGAGTAAAACAATGGAAGTTAATGAATGAACAAAAACCAATTTGGCTTAGATCACCTAAAGAATTATCAGAAGATGATTATAAAAACTTTTACTCTGTATTAACAGGTTACAATGATGCACCATTATatcaaattcatttttttgcaGAAGGTGAAATAGAATTTAAATGCTTAATTTATATTCCTGCTAGAGCCCCATCAATTAATGAACAAATGTTTAGTAAACAAAAttcaataaaattatatgtaaGAAGAGTTTTGGTAGCAGACCAATTTGTTGATTTTATGCCAAAATATATGAGCTATGTTAAGGGTATAGTAGATAGTGATGATTTACCACTTAATGTTTCAAGAGAACAATtacaacaaaataaaatattaaaagctATTTCTAAAAGAATTGTTAGAAAGATTTTAGATACATTCCGTAAATTATATTtagatggaaaaaaaaataaagattcATTAAGAGAACAATTAGAAAAGGAAACTgatgaagataaaaaaaaagaaatccaaaaaaaattaagcgAACCAAGTGTATATAAATCAATTTATAAAgaatatagaaaattttttaaaagtgGATGTTATGAAGATGATATTAATAGATCCAAAATTGTTAAAttacttttatttaaaaCTATGCTTCACCCCAAAAGTATTTCTTTAGATACTTATGTTGAAAATATGAAACCCGATCAAAAATTTATCTATTATGCATCTGGTGAATCATATGAATATTTATCCAAAATTCCACAAttacaaatttttaaaaaaaaaaatatagacgTTTTATTCTTAACTGAATCAGTAGATGAATCTTGTATACAAAGAGTTGAAGATTATGATGGAAAGAAATTTAAATCTATTCAAAAAGGTGAAATTACATTTGATTTAACAGAAGAAGAGAAAAAAAGAGaagaaaaagttaaaaaaatgtatacagCATTAATAGATGTTATATCAGATACATTAAgaaacaaaatatttaaagTTGAAATTTCAAGAAGATTAGTTGATGCACCATGTGCTGTTGTATCAACAGAATGGGGTTTATCTGGACAAATggaaaaattaatgaaaataaatattaataacaCTGATCAAGTTAAAGCAATGTCAGGACAAAAAATTTTAGAAATTAACCCAGATCATCCAATTATGATCgatttattaaaaagatCTGTAGAAAATCCAAAAGACCCAGAATTAGTAGAAAGTATTAAAGTTATTTATCAGTCAGCAAAATTAGCATCTGGATTTGATTTAGAAGATACATCAGATTTAGCTCAAATTGTATATGATCATATTAATCAAAAATTAGGAGTAGATAATACCTTAAAAATTGATGATTTGGATCCAGCCATTTTTgaaactaaaaaaattgatgatCAAAATgttgaagaaataaatattgatGATGCAATAAAAAAAGGTGATTCAAATTCTGAatcaaaaaatgatgaattaTAA